In Labrus bergylta chromosome 6, fLabBer1.1, whole genome shotgun sequence, the following proteins share a genomic window:
- the zmp:0000001174 gene encoding retinoic acid-induced protein 2: MEGGDECVNVKQSQTDACSAEVAGGGEGEMLSKAEDAADSCVSAKEGLSNLVDPPAPSVVSPSAEAPGGVALKVATTVLHPVCLGETPLMLPIHLQMAGAAGPQLGQMGASPYLITSQSPVSLPMVLDQQVLQHMSPSVIPQTANCPQLQNNVLCQNPLAFGLPPAVDQKAAAQTQEANLLSLLQNPAFAAILQDLFSSQAGASSTCQSPGSPFFPLPPLTPPYSSPLAPLVPPATLLVPYPVIIPLPVPLPVPLPIPIPVPQTEDSKGNMPKPVCTVSKSTQTSPKDTTSPALSSSRFMPSFQLQNVSLSSLPVDEGQALDLSVRTCPVELKQESPSPQQDSVLDLSVPGVRKKYDKEVAFHSSQDTRATSLSLGVQCTQSLDSKLLGSLASLQFSRQHKWVVDSGPGGSGTQEASISGAGNLEILSTSQTAKVIVSVKDAIPAILCGKIKGLSGVSTKNFSIKRDGSQGPSLQQLYALPSASQAEQHDPNNPLKKVPKSRAIKLKKVSSQEIHFLPVKKQRLAALLPRK, encoded by the coding sequence ATGGAGGGTGGTGATGAGTGTGTTAATGTGAAACAGTCTCAGACTGATGCATGCAGCGCTGAGGTTGCAGGAGGAGGCGAAGGAGAGATGCTAAGTAAAGCTGAAGATGCTGCTGATTCCTGTGTCAGCGCTAAAGAAGGACTCTCCAACCTGGTGGATCCTCCTGCTCCGTCAGTggtgagtccctctgctgaagCGCCAGGAGGCGTAGCGCTTAAAGTCGCCACAACTGTGCTGCACCCGGTGTGTCTGGGAGAGACCCCGCTGATGCTGCCCATCCACCTGCAGATGGCCGGAGCTGCTGGGCCTCAGCTCGGCCAAATGGGGGCGTCGCCATACCTGATCACGAGCCAAAGCCCGGTCTCTCTTCCTATGGTGTTGGATCAGCAGGTCCTCCAGCACATGAGTCCATCGGTGATCCCTCAGACTGCTAACTGCCCTCAGCTGCAGAACAATGTCCTGTGTCAGAACCCTTTGGCGTTTGGTTTACCTCCAGCTGTGGATCAGAAAGCAGCAGCACAAACGCAGGAGGCTAACCTGCTGTCACTCCTGCAGAATCCAGCGTTTGCAGCCATCTTGCAGGatcttttctcctctcaggCGGGCGCTTCATCCACCTGTCAGTCCCCAGGCTCTCCAtttttccctcttcctcccctcacACCCCCCTACTCCTCTCCTCTGGCCCCGTTAGTCCCTCCAGCCACCCTTCTAGTTCCCTATCCTGTCATCATCCCTCTGCCAGTGCCTCTGCCAGTCCCTCTACCTATCCCCATTCCAGTCCCTCAGACTGAGGACTCAAAGGGGAACATGCCAAAACCAGTTTGCACTGTGAGTAAAAGCACTCAGACGTCTCCTAAAGATACTACCTCTCCTGCGTTGTCCTCGAGCAGATTCATGCCATCATTCCAGCTGCAAAATGTGTCCCTGTCCTCACTTCCTGTCGATGAAGGGCAGGCCCTGGACCTCTCCGTCCGGACATGTCCTGTTGAACTGAAACAGGAATCTCCCAGTCCGCAGCAAGACAGCGTACTGGATTTGTCAGTGCCTGGTGTGAGGAAGAAGTATGACAAAGAGGTAGCTTTCCATTCCAGTCAGGATACAAGAGCTACCTCATTGTCTTTGGGCGTTCAATGCACTCAGAGTTTAGATTCCAAACTTCTGGGCAGTTTGGCTTCACTGCAGTTCAGCCGGCAGCATAAATGGGTAGTCGACAGCGGTCCAGGTGGGTCGGGAACTCAGGAGGCGTCTATAAGCGGAGCAGGAAACCTGGAGATACTCAGCACCTCGCAGACAGCCAAAGTCATCGTCTCAGTGAAGGACGCCATCCCTGCAATCCTCTGCGGGAAGATAAAAGGCCTCTCAGGGGTCTCCACTAAGAACTTCTCAATCAAACGGGACGGCAGCCAGGGGccgtctctgcagcagctctacGCCCTGCCGTCTGCATCTCAAGCCGAGCAGCACGACCCCAACAACCCGCTTAAGAAGGTCCCAAAGAGCAGGGCCATCAAGCTGAAGAAGGTCAGCTCACAGGAGATCCATTTCCTCCCGGTGAAGAAGCAGCGACTTGCAGCGTTGCTCCCCAGGAAGTGA
- the LOC109981745 gene encoding sex comb on midleg-like protein 2 isoform X1, with product MGKTPLKDQKDGKKDKLGRTVPPAGTTPAATKDSFSWEEYLKETSAMPAPPSCFRQARIPPSNDFKVGMKLEAHDPRNSTSVCIATVMGLTGVRLRLRLDGSDNSNDFWRLVDSSDIQPIGTCEKNGDMLQPPLGFRMNASSWPMFLLRTLNGAEMAPATAFKKEPLRPTQNHFKPGMKLEAVDKKNPYLICPATIGEVKGDEVFIMFDGWRGAFDYWCKYDSRDIFPVGWCSLTKHSLQPPGNSVTLPKSLQILPASPSKPNRRAMQSPYRLPNPLPPLPVRKGVRGRRPKSETIALLKAVAEAAAAHNGTVPENTQLVPRPHKKRGPKPGSKRKPKILQSPAQLPSIQVPQESSPSHNSVVSTVCVYVNKHGNCGSHLDRKQMQRLPDHFGPGPVNAVLQKVVQSCIDCAYQPKVLLSALQTHSGGGEVVRVRTDGGVCMVKLPAASSASFVLRFLETMCRHLQCDNLFSSQPFSHYTAYDRTKSVKEEVLDAPSLARGSKRSLSGISPSYAAPLSPKHLRTEAHPSEAETLPHEENGHIKEQRYMDSASNSMTPRPQTARSSSEYHSQTSSLYHAGNATTMRRLSSNPGELSSTPPLRRVEASSTTGPEALGSERESLQLPSKNPSSWSIEEVMQFVRDADPTALAPHAELFRKHEIDGKALMLLRSDMIMKYMGLKLGPALKLCHHIDRLKQGKL from the exons AAAAAAGATAAATTGGGAAGGACGGTTCCTCCAGCAGGTACGACTCCAGCAGCAACAAAAG ATTCTTTCAGCTGGGAAGAATATCTGAAAGAAACGTCAGCTATGCCGGCTCCACCGAGCTGTTTTCGTCAG GCCAGAATTCCTCCCTCCAACGACTTCAAGGTTGGAATGAAGCTCGAAGCTCACGACCCGCGAAACTCCACCTCAGTCTGCATCGCCACAGTGATGGGTTTAACTGGAGTGCGTCTGCGTCTCCGTCTGGATGGAAGTGACAACAGCAACGACTTCTGGAGGCTGGTGGACTCGTCCGATATTCAGCCTATCGGCACATGTGAGAAGAACGGAGACATGCTGCAGCCACCGCTGG GATTTCGGATGAATGCCTCTTCGTGGCCCATGTTTCTGCTGAGAACATTAAATGGAGCAGAGATGGCACCAGCAACAGCTTTCAAAAAG GAACCGCTGAGGCCTACACAGAACCACTTTAAGCCGGGCATGAAGCTGGAGGCAGTGGACAAGAAGAACCCGTACCTGATCTGTCCGGCCACCATCGGAGAAGTGAAGGGCGACGAGGTCTTCATCATGTTCGACGGCTGGCGGGGGGCCTTTGATTACTGGTGCAAGTACGACTCCAGGGACATCTTCCCCGTGGGCTGGTGCTCCCTCACCAAGCACAGCCTCCAGCCTCCAGGCAACAGTG ttacgCTGCCAAAGAGCCTTCAGATCCTCCCGGCGTCCCCCTCCAAGCCCAACAGGCGGGCCATGCAGTCCCCCTACAGACTCCCCAACCCGCTGCCCCCTCTACCTGTCAGGAAGGGGGTGAGAGGCCGTCGACCAAAGAGCGAGACCATCGCTCTGCTCAAAGCTGTGGCCGAGGCTGCCGCCGCCCATAACGGGACTGTACCTGAGAACACGCAGCTGGTCCCCCGACCCCACAAGAAGAGGGGCCCCAAACCTGGAAGCAAG AGAAAGCCCAAAATCCTCCAGAGCCCAGCACAGCTGCCCAGCATCCAGGTCCCACAAGAAAGCTCCCCCAGCCACAACTCTGTGGTTTCAACAG tgtgtgtgtatgtgaacaAGCACGGAAACTGCGGTTCCCACCTGGACAGGAAGCAGATGCAGCGTCTGCCTGACCACTTTGGCCCGGGTCCAGTGAACGCCGTGCTCCAGAAGGTGGTCCAGTCCTGTATAGACTGTGCGTACCAGCCTAAAGTCCTGCTCAGCGCTCTGCAGACGcactcaggaggaggagaggttgTTAGAG TGAGAACAGATGGTGGAGTCTGCATGGTCAAACTCCCAGCAGCCTCCAGTGCTTCCTTTGTGCTGCGGTTCTTGGAGACGATGTGTCGTCATCTGCAGTGTGACAACCTGTTCAGCAGTCAGCCGTTCAGCCACTACACAGCGTACGACAGGACCAAGTCAG tgaaagAAGAGGTGTTGGACGCCCCATCTCTTGCTCGAGGAAGTAAACGGAGTCTCTCTGGAATCTCTCCTTCATATGCAGCTCCTCTATCCCCCAAACATTTACGTACCGAAGCTCATCCTTCAGAAG cagAGACTTTGCCTCATGAAGAGAACGGTCACATAAAGGAGCAGCGCTACATGGACTCGGCCTCCAACTCCATGACCCCCCGACCACAAACAGCACGCAGCTCCTCAGAGTACCACTCCCAaaccagcagcctctaccacgCCGGCAACGCCACCACCATGCGCCGCCTCTCCTCCAACCCTGGAGAGCTCAGCTCCACACCGCCCCTCAGACGAGTGGAAG CCAGCTCCACCACCGGTCCTGAAGCTCTGGGGTCTGAGCGGGAGAGTCTGCAGCTGCCCAGTAAGAACCCGTCGTCCTGGTCCATCGAGGAGGTGATGCAGTTTGTGAGGGACGCTGACCCCACAGCGTTAGCTCCACACGCTGAACTATTCAGAAAACAT GAGATTGATGGGAAAGCTCTGATGCTGCTGCGGAGCGACATGATCATGAAGTACATGGGTCTGAAGCTGGGGCCTGCACTGAAGCTCTGCCATCACATAGATCGACTGAAACAGGGAAAACTGTGA
- the LOC109981745 gene encoding sex comb on midleg-like protein 2 isoform X2 codes for MGKTPLKDQKDGKKDKLGRTVPPAGTTPAATKDSFSWEEYLKETSAMPAPPSCFRQARIPPSNDFKVGMKLEAHDPRNSTSVCIATVMGLTGVRLRLRLDGSDNSNDFWRLVDSSDIQPIGTCEKNGDMLQPPLGFRMNASSWPMFLLRTLNGAEMAPATAFKKEPLRPTQNHFKPGMKLEAVDKKNPYLICPATIGEVKGDEVFIMFDGWRGAFDYWCKYDSRDIFPVGWCSLTKHSLQPPGNSVTLPKSLQILPASPSKPNRRAMQSPYRLPNPLPPLPVRKGVRGRRPKSETIALLKAVAEAAAAHNGTVPENTQLVPRPHKKRGPKPGSKRKPKILQSPAQLPSIQVPQESSPSHNSVVSTVCVYVNKHGNCGSHLDRKQMQRLPDHFGPGPVNAVLQKVVQSCIDCAYQPKVLLSALQTHSGGGEVVRVRTDGGVCMVKLPAASSASFVLRFLETMCRHLQCDNLFSSQPFSHYTAYDRTKSVKEEVLDAPSLARGSKRSLSGISPSYAAPLSPKHLRTEAHPSEETLPHEENGHIKEQRYMDSASNSMTPRPQTARSSSEYHSQTSSLYHAGNATTMRRLSSNPGELSSTPPLRRVEASSTTGPEALGSERESLQLPSKNPSSWSIEEVMQFVRDADPTALAPHAELFRKHEIDGKALMLLRSDMIMKYMGLKLGPALKLCHHIDRLKQGKL; via the exons AAAAAAGATAAATTGGGAAGGACGGTTCCTCCAGCAGGTACGACTCCAGCAGCAACAAAAG ATTCTTTCAGCTGGGAAGAATATCTGAAAGAAACGTCAGCTATGCCGGCTCCACCGAGCTGTTTTCGTCAG GCCAGAATTCCTCCCTCCAACGACTTCAAGGTTGGAATGAAGCTCGAAGCTCACGACCCGCGAAACTCCACCTCAGTCTGCATCGCCACAGTGATGGGTTTAACTGGAGTGCGTCTGCGTCTCCGTCTGGATGGAAGTGACAACAGCAACGACTTCTGGAGGCTGGTGGACTCGTCCGATATTCAGCCTATCGGCACATGTGAGAAGAACGGAGACATGCTGCAGCCACCGCTGG GATTTCGGATGAATGCCTCTTCGTGGCCCATGTTTCTGCTGAGAACATTAAATGGAGCAGAGATGGCACCAGCAACAGCTTTCAAAAAG GAACCGCTGAGGCCTACACAGAACCACTTTAAGCCGGGCATGAAGCTGGAGGCAGTGGACAAGAAGAACCCGTACCTGATCTGTCCGGCCACCATCGGAGAAGTGAAGGGCGACGAGGTCTTCATCATGTTCGACGGCTGGCGGGGGGCCTTTGATTACTGGTGCAAGTACGACTCCAGGGACATCTTCCCCGTGGGCTGGTGCTCCCTCACCAAGCACAGCCTCCAGCCTCCAGGCAACAGTG ttacgCTGCCAAAGAGCCTTCAGATCCTCCCGGCGTCCCCCTCCAAGCCCAACAGGCGGGCCATGCAGTCCCCCTACAGACTCCCCAACCCGCTGCCCCCTCTACCTGTCAGGAAGGGGGTGAGAGGCCGTCGACCAAAGAGCGAGACCATCGCTCTGCTCAAAGCTGTGGCCGAGGCTGCCGCCGCCCATAACGGGACTGTACCTGAGAACACGCAGCTGGTCCCCCGACCCCACAAGAAGAGGGGCCCCAAACCTGGAAGCAAG AGAAAGCCCAAAATCCTCCAGAGCCCAGCACAGCTGCCCAGCATCCAGGTCCCACAAGAAAGCTCCCCCAGCCACAACTCTGTGGTTTCAACAG tgtgtgtgtatgtgaacaAGCACGGAAACTGCGGTTCCCACCTGGACAGGAAGCAGATGCAGCGTCTGCCTGACCACTTTGGCCCGGGTCCAGTGAACGCCGTGCTCCAGAAGGTGGTCCAGTCCTGTATAGACTGTGCGTACCAGCCTAAAGTCCTGCTCAGCGCTCTGCAGACGcactcaggaggaggagaggttgTTAGAG TGAGAACAGATGGTGGAGTCTGCATGGTCAAACTCCCAGCAGCCTCCAGTGCTTCCTTTGTGCTGCGGTTCTTGGAGACGATGTGTCGTCATCTGCAGTGTGACAACCTGTTCAGCAGTCAGCCGTTCAGCCACTACACAGCGTACGACAGGACCAAGTCAG tgaaagAAGAGGTGTTGGACGCCCCATCTCTTGCTCGAGGAAGTAAACGGAGTCTCTCTGGAATCTCTCCTTCATATGCAGCTCCTCTATCCCCCAAACATTTACGTACCGAAGCTCATCCTTCAGAAG AGACTTTGCCTCATGAAGAGAACGGTCACATAAAGGAGCAGCGCTACATGGACTCGGCCTCCAACTCCATGACCCCCCGACCACAAACAGCACGCAGCTCCTCAGAGTACCACTCCCAaaccagcagcctctaccacgCCGGCAACGCCACCACCATGCGCCGCCTCTCCTCCAACCCTGGAGAGCTCAGCTCCACACCGCCCCTCAGACGAGTGGAAG CCAGCTCCACCACCGGTCCTGAAGCTCTGGGGTCTGAGCGGGAGAGTCTGCAGCTGCCCAGTAAGAACCCGTCGTCCTGGTCCATCGAGGAGGTGATGCAGTTTGTGAGGGACGCTGACCCCACAGCGTTAGCTCCACACGCTGAACTATTCAGAAAACAT GAGATTGATGGGAAAGCTCTGATGCTGCTGCGGAGCGACATGATCATGAAGTACATGGGTCTGAAGCTGGGGCCTGCACTGAAGCTCTGCCATCACATAGATCGACTGAAACAGGGAAAACTGTGA